From Neisseria musculi, the proteins below share one genomic window:
- a CDS encoding glycogen/starch/alpha-glucan phosphorylase, protein MISKLPLPEYEYAMPKPDADFVRRAIVYKLIFILGVDPRNATPQEWLNAAMFAARDLVTESFLKTRRSHEDHGKRMVYYLSMEFLMGRSFVNSLINEGVYDVFNEAFEQLGLDFADVCEQEEDPGLGNGGLGRLAACFLDSMATLRIPAVGYGIRYQYGMFKQEIVDGQQIEKPDLWLDHDMQWQFARPAKRYPVSFGGRVCGSGSIKYWEPAEHITALAYDEVIPGYGGNVANPLRLWTAHAGDTFDLANFNQGDYFAAMRGQTQDENISRVLYPNDSTDSGRELRLKQEYFLVSASIQDIIARHKCRFHNLKNLADKVVIHLNDTHPVLAIPELMRILVDEESMDWEEAWGISCRVFSYTNHTLMSEALETWPVDLMGRLLPRHLDIIFEINEQFLDALRAIGKTDPNLIRRVSIIDEENGRRVRMAWLAVVGSHRVNGVAKIHSDLMKTSIFADFAKIFPDRFTNVTNGVTPRRWIAVANRPLTKFLDKTLGEQDWRLHLDHLAKLNGLADDPEVQAEFAEVKQANKQRLADYIEKELGIKVNPQAMFDVQIKRIHEYKRQALNVMHIIDRYNKILENPDANWQPRVFIFAGKAASAYVAAKRIIRLINDVAAVINNDKRIRDLIKVVFIPNYSVSLAQIIIPAADLSEQISLAGTEASGTGNMKFALNGALTIGTLDGANVEILEKVGEDNIFIFGNTVEQVEALRREGYDPFVYLEQDSDLRRVIKQVSTGTFSPEEHSRYSNVMHGFGDYYQLAADFRSYIEAQERADKHYSNPAKWRRSALINIANMGYFSSDRSIQDYCKNIWFIEPLSEAELPSENP, encoded by the coding sequence ATGATTTCCAAGCTCCCCCTGCCCGAATACGAATATGCCATGCCCAAGCCCGACGCCGATTTTGTGCGCCGCGCCATTGTGTATAAGCTGATTTTTATTCTGGGTGTCGATCCCCGCAACGCCACCCCGCAGGAATGGCTCAACGCCGCCATGTTTGCTGCCCGCGACCTGGTTACCGAGAGTTTTCTGAAAACCCGCCGCAGCCACGAAGACCACGGCAAGCGCATGGTTTATTATCTTTCGATGGAATTTCTGATGGGGCGCTCGTTTGTTAATTCACTGATTAACGAAGGCGTTTATGATGTGTTTAACGAAGCGTTCGAGCAGTTGGGGCTGGATTTTGCCGATGTGTGCGAGCAGGAAGAAGACCCCGGCCTGGGCAACGGCGGCCTGGGCCGGCTGGCCGCCTGTTTTCTCGATTCGATGGCCACGCTGCGCATTCCGGCCGTGGGCTACGGCATCCGCTACCAATACGGTATGTTCAAGCAGGAAATCGTTGACGGCCAGCAGATTGAAAAACCCGATTTGTGGCTGGATCACGATATGCAGTGGCAGTTTGCCCGCCCTGCCAAACGTTATCCCGTGTCGTTCGGCGGACGGGTGTGCGGCAGCGGCAGCATCAAATATTGGGAACCTGCCGAACACATCACCGCGCTGGCCTACGATGAAGTGATTCCCGGCTACGGCGGCAACGTGGCCAACCCCCTGCGCCTGTGGACGGCGCACGCGGGCGATACTTTCGACTTGGCCAATTTCAACCAGGGCGACTATTTCGCCGCCATGCGCGGACAAACCCAAGACGAAAACATCTCGCGCGTGCTCTATCCCAACGATTCCACCGACAGCGGCCGGGAGCTGCGCCTGAAGCAGGAATATTTCTTGGTGTCGGCATCGATTCAAGACATCATTGCCCGCCACAAATGCCGTTTCCACAACCTCAAAAACCTGGCCGACAAAGTGGTGATCCATCTCAACGACACCCACCCTGTTTTGGCGATTCCCGAGCTGATGCGCATTTTGGTGGACGAAGAAAGCATGGATTGGGAAGAGGCCTGGGGCATCAGCTGCCGCGTGTTTTCCTATACCAACCACACCCTGATGAGCGAAGCGTTGGAAACCTGGCCGGTAGATTTGATGGGCCGCCTGCTGCCGCGCCATCTCGACATCATTTTTGAAATCAATGAGCAGTTTTTGGACGCGTTGCGCGCCATCGGCAAAACCGACCCCAACCTGATCCGCCGTGTTTCCATCATCGATGAAGAAAACGGCCGCCGCGTGCGCATGGCATGGCTGGCGGTGGTGGGTTCCCACCGCGTGAACGGCGTGGCCAAAATCCACTCCGATTTGATGAAAACCTCGATTTTCGCCGACTTCGCCAAAATTTTCCCCGACCGCTTCACCAACGTAACCAACGGTGTAACCCCCCGCCGCTGGATTGCCGTGGCCAACCGCCCGCTGACCAAGTTTTTGGATAAAACTCTCGGAGAGCAAGATTGGCGCCTGCATTTGGATCACCTCGCCAAACTCAACGGGCTGGCGGACGACCCCGAAGTGCAGGCAGAATTTGCCGAAGTGAAGCAGGCCAACAAGCAGCGCCTGGCCGACTACATCGAAAAAGAGCTGGGCATCAAGGTTAATCCGCAGGCCATGTTTGATGTGCAGATCAAACGCATCCACGAATACAAGCGCCAAGCCCTGAATGTGATGCACATCATCGACCGTTACAACAAAATTCTCGAAAACCCCGATGCCAACTGGCAGCCGCGCGTGTTTATCTTTGCCGGCAAAGCCGCATCGGCCTATGTGGCGGCCAAGCGCATCATCCGCCTGATTAACGATGTGGCGGCGGTGATCAACAACGACAAACGCATCCGCGACTTAATCAAAGTGGTGTTTATCCCCAACTACAGCGTGAGCCTGGCGCAGATTATCATCCCAGCAGCCGACCTTTCCGAGCAGATTTCACTGGCAGGCACCGAGGCCTCCGGCACCGGCAACATGAAATTCGCCCTCAACGGCGCGCTCACCATCGGCACGCTTGACGGTGCCAATGTAGAAATTCTCGAGAAAGTGGGAGAAGACAACATCTTCATTTTCGGCAACACAGTCGAGCAGGTGGAAGCCCTGCGCCGCGAAGGCTACGATCCGTTTGTTTATCTCGAGCAAGACAGCGACCTGCGCCGCGTTATCAAACAAGTGTCCACCGGCACCTTCTCGCCCGAAGAGCACAGCCGCTACAGCAACGTGATGCACGGCTTTGGCGACTACTACCAGCTTGCCGCCGATTTCCGCAGCTATATCGAAGCACAGGAACGTGCCGACAAACACTACAGCAACCCGGCCAAATGGCGGCGTTCGGCATTAATCAATATTGCCAACATGGGCTATTTCTCTTCCGACCGCTCGATTCAGGATTATTGCAAAAACATCTGGTTTATCGAGCCGCTCAGCGAAGCAGAACTGCCGAGCGAAAACCCGTAG
- the rpiA gene encoding ribose-5-phosphate isomerase RpiA: MASQDELKRMAAEKAVELVNENEYIGIGTGTTVNLFIEALAKSGKKIKGAVSTSKGTSEMLARYEIPEVQMNEVSHLSLYIDGADEVNHSLQMIKGGGGAHLNEKIVASIADKFVCIADESKYVSRLGKFPLPVEVIPMARSMVSRKLVALGGQPELRMGFITFNGHQIVDVYGLNITLPVTLEDEINKIPGVVENGLFARNAADVLVLGTKEGAKVMVPG, translated from the coding sequence ATGGCATCACAAGACGAACTCAAACGCATGGCTGCCGAAAAAGCCGTAGAGCTTGTAAACGAAAACGAATATATCGGCATCGGCACCGGCACCACCGTTAATCTGTTTATCGAAGCGTTGGCAAAAAGCGGCAAAAAAATCAAAGGCGCCGTTTCCACCTCGAAAGGCACTTCGGAGATGCTGGCGCGTTACGAAATCCCCGAGGTGCAGATGAACGAAGTGTCGCACCTGTCGCTTTATATTGACGGCGCCGATGAGGTGAACCACTCGCTGCAAATGATTAAAGGCGGCGGCGGAGCGCATCTCAACGAAAAAATCGTGGCCAGCATTGCCGACAAATTCGTGTGTATTGCCGATGAAAGCAAATACGTTTCGCGTTTGGGCAAATTTCCGCTGCCGGTGGAAGTGATTCCGATGGCGCGTTCCATGGTTTCACGCAAATTGGTGGCTTTGGGCGGCCAGCCCGAGCTGCGCATGGGTTTCATCACCTTCAACGGGCACCAGATTGTCGATGTGTACGGCTTGAATATCACGCTGCCGGTTACGCTTGAAGACGAAATCAACAAAATCCCCGGTGTGGTGGAAAACGGCCTGTTCGCCCGAAATGCCGCAGATGTGCTGGTGTTGGGCACCAAAGAGGGCGCGAAAGTGATGGTGCCGGGCTAA
- the glgA gene encoding glycogen synthase GlgA: MKILHAASELYPLIKTGGLADVLGSLPFAQKAQGHDVRVILPYYRHVRDVLPDAALVAVRDTFGGSVQIRYADYRGLGLYLIDAPHLYDRPGNPYHNEHYFDYADNVIRFAILGWAAAAVATGLDGLWGRADVLHAHDWQAGLAPAYLNAWNAYIKSVFTIHNIAYQGMFQSKHLGEIGLPWEMFHVDGVEFHGQISFLKAGLFYAGHVTTVSPTYADEITREPAGGGLSGLLDTRRQQGRLSGVLNGVDDAVWNPQTDAALPKPFHPKAMQGKKAGKKALQQFFALNADEKALLTVMVSRLTPQKGADFLLESLHEKLPANPDLQFVLLGSGAPELEQAFVRLAEQYPQQVGVYIGYNEELAHQLVGGGDVILIPSRFEPCGLTQLYGLKYGTLPLVRRTGGLADTVVQTDEVTLKNKTATGFVFDEPTAGALGGALENALSLWRKPRAWPAVRRQAMAQDFGWHKAAESYDACYRSLRG, from the coding sequence ATGAAAATTCTACATGCCGCTTCAGAGCTTTACCCCCTGATCAAAACCGGCGGGCTGGCCGATGTGCTGGGTTCGCTGCCGTTTGCGCAGAAAGCGCAGGGGCACGATGTGCGCGTTATCCTGCCTTATTACCGCCATGTGCGCGATGTGCTGCCCGATGCCGCCTTGGTGGCCGTGCGCGACACCTTCGGCGGCAGCGTGCAGATACGTTATGCCGACTATCGCGGCCTGGGGCTGTATCTGATTGATGCGCCGCATCTTTACGACCGCCCGGGTAACCCTTACCACAACGAGCATTATTTCGACTATGCCGACAATGTGATCCGCTTTGCCATACTCGGCTGGGCGGCCGCTGCCGTGGCCACCGGCCTCGATGGTTTGTGGGGCAGGGCGGATGTGCTTCACGCGCACGATTGGCAGGCCGGTTTGGCGCCGGCCTATCTCAACGCATGGAACGCCTATATCAAGAGCGTGTTTACCATCCACAATATTGCCTATCAGGGCATGTTTCAGTCGAAACACTTGGGCGAAATCGGGTTGCCGTGGGAGATGTTCCATGTGGACGGCGTGGAGTTTCACGGCCAGATTTCGTTTTTGAAAGCCGGCCTGTTTTACGCCGGCCACGTTACCACCGTCAGCCCCACCTATGCCGATGAAATCACCCGCGAGCCGGCCGGCGGCGGGTTGTCGGGGCTGCTGGATACCCGCAGGCAGCAGGGCCGCTTGAGCGGCGTGCTCAACGGCGTGGACGATGCGGTTTGGAACCCGCAAACCGATGCCGCGCTGCCCAAGCCTTTCCACCCCAAAGCCATGCAGGGCAAGAAAGCGGGCAAAAAAGCCCTCCAGCAGTTTTTCGCTTTGAATGCCGATGAAAAAGCCCTGCTCACCGTGATGGTATCGCGCCTTACCCCGCAGAAAGGGGCAGATTTCCTGCTCGAATCGCTGCACGAAAAGCTGCCCGCCAACCCGGATTTGCAGTTTGTATTGCTCGGCAGCGGCGCGCCCGAGCTGGAGCAGGCATTTGTGCGGCTGGCCGAGCAGTATCCGCAGCAGGTAGGCGTGTATATCGGCTATAACGAAGAATTGGCGCACCAATTGGTAGGCGGCGGTGATGTGATTCTGATCCCCAGCCGTTTCGAACCTTGCGGCCTCACCCAGCTCTACGGCCTGAAATACGGCACGCTGCCCTTGGTGCGCCGCACCGGCGGGCTGGCCGACACCGTGGTGCAAACCGATGAAGTAACGCTGAAAAATAAAACTGCCACCGGTTTTGTGTTTGACGAGCCGACCGCAGGCGCATTGGGCGGCGCGCTGGAAAACGCGCTTTCACTGTGGCGCAAACCGCGTGCCTGGCCGGCCGTGCGGCGGCAGGCGATGGCGCAGGATTTCGGCTGGCACAAAGCCGCTGAAAGCTACGATGCCTGCTACCGCAGCCTGCGGGGCTGA
- a CDS encoding amino acid aminotransferase, with protein sequence MFFDKIEAAPADPILGLGEAFKAETRSGKVNLGIGVYKDAQGRTPIVKAVKEAEKRLLETENTKNYLTIDGVADYNEQTQMLLFGADSEIIASKRAKTAQSLGGTGALRVAAEFIKRQTGAKNVWISAPTWPNHNAIFKAVGINIRDYRYYDKTAHSLDWSGLIEDLGRAEAGDVVLLHGCCHNPTGIDPTPEQWETLAKMSAEKGWLPLFDFAYQGFADGLEEDAYGLRAFAKLNKELLVASSYSKNFGMYNERVGAFTITAADAETANRAFSQVKAIIRTLYSNPASHGGATVAMVLKDEALKAQWIAELDEMRTRIKEMRRQFVDLLQEYGAGQDFSFIVKQNGMFSFSGLSPEQVDRLKDEFAIYAVRSGRINVAGITADNIRYLCESIVKVL encoded by the coding sequence ATGTTTTTCGACAAAATCGAAGCCGCGCCGGCCGACCCGATTCTGGGTTTGGGCGAGGCATTCAAAGCCGAAACCCGCAGCGGCAAAGTGAACCTGGGCATCGGTGTATATAAAGACGCCCAAGGCAGAACCCCGATTGTGAAAGCCGTGAAAGAAGCAGAAAAACGCCTCTTGGAAACCGAAAACACCAAAAACTACCTCACCATAGACGGCGTGGCCGACTATAACGAGCAAACCCAAATGCTGCTCTTCGGCGCCGACAGCGAAATCATCGCTTCCAAACGCGCCAAAACCGCGCAAAGCTTGGGCGGTACCGGCGCACTGCGCGTAGCCGCCGAATTCATCAAACGCCAAACCGGCGCCAAAAACGTGTGGATTTCCGCGCCCACCTGGCCCAACCACAACGCCATTTTCAAAGCCGTGGGCATCAATATCCGCGATTACCGCTATTACGACAAAACCGCCCACTCTCTCGACTGGAGCGGCCTGATTGAAGATTTGGGCCGGGCCGAAGCGGGCGATGTGGTGCTGCTGCACGGCTGCTGCCACAACCCCACCGGCATCGACCCCACGCCCGAACAATGGGAAACTTTGGCCAAAATGTCGGCCGAAAAAGGCTGGCTGCCGCTGTTCGACTTCGCCTACCAGGGCTTTGCAGACGGCCTCGAAGAAGATGCCTACGGCCTGCGCGCCTTTGCCAAACTGAATAAAGAGCTGCTGGTGGCCAGCTCGTATTCCAAAAACTTCGGCATGTATAACGAACGCGTGGGCGCATTTACCATCACAGCTGCCGATGCCGAAACCGCCAACCGTGCCTTCAGCCAGGTGAAAGCCATCATCCGAACCCTGTATTCCAACCCCGCTTCACACGGCGGCGCCACCGTGGCGATGGTGCTGAAAGACGAAGCCCTCAAAGCGCAATGGATTGCCGAACTTGACGAAATGCGCACACGCATCAAAGAAATGCGCCGGCAGTTTGTGGATTTGCTGCAAGAATACGGTGCCGGGCAGGATTTCAGCTTCATCGTGAAACAAAACGGCATGTTTTCGTTTTCGGGCTTAAGCCCCGAACAGGTTGACCGCCTGAAAGACGAATTTGCCATTTATGCCGTGCGCAGCGGCCGCATCAACGTGGCGGGCATCACCGCCGACAATATCCGCTATTTGTGCGAAAGCATTGTGAAAGTGCTGTAA
- the ispF gene encoding 2-C-methyl-D-erythritol 2,4-cyclodiphosphate synthase, with the protein MNIRIGQGYDVHQLTEGRKLILGGVAIPFEKGLLGHSDADALLHAVTDALLGAAGLGDIGSHFPDTAAEFENADSRVLLRAAYQSVQAAGWRVVNVDSTIIAQQPKLAPHIPAMRANLAADLGLDETAVNIKGKTNEKLGYLGRQEGIAAQAAVLLQAV; encoded by the coding sequence ATGAATATCCGCATCGGACAGGGGTATGATGTCCACCAACTGACCGAAGGCCGCAAGCTGATTCTCGGCGGCGTGGCCATTCCGTTTGAAAAAGGGCTGCTCGGCCATTCGGATGCCGATGCGCTGCTGCACGCCGTTACCGATGCGCTGTTGGGCGCGGCGGGTTTGGGCGATATAGGCAGCCATTTTCCCGATACCGCCGCCGAGTTTGAAAATGCCGACAGCCGCGTGCTGCTGCGCGCAGCCTATCAAAGCGTGCAGGCGGCAGGCTGGCGGGTGGTGAATGTGGACAGCACCATTATCGCCCAGCAACCCAAGCTCGCCCCGCATATTCCTGCCATGCGCGCCAATCTCGCCGCCGATTTGGGTTTGGACGAAACAGCAGTAAATATCAAAGGCAAAACCAACGAAAAACTGGGCTATCTGGGCAGGCAGGAAGGCATAGCAGCGCAGGCCGCCGTGTTGTTGCAGGCCGTCTGA
- a CDS encoding formate/nitrite transporter family protein, whose translation MSDLYPEQILQATVEKGVAKAKGRAFTLSILGFLGGMYISLGYLAYIRVVGGMPHDWGSLAVFVGAAVFPIGLVCILIGGGELITGNMMVVPVAWLAKRISLAQWGRNWLIVTLANLAGAFFVAWFFGHYVGLTEGGVLEKTISAAESKVAADFGRALVSGIGCNWMVCMGVWLCYGAHSFSGKILGIWFPVMIFVLVGFQHVVANMFVIPAAIWAGADISWVQFGWNMVSVYLGNAIGGAVFVGAVYFYAYRSKLGLKA comes from the coding sequence ATGAGCGATTTGTATCCGGAGCAGATTCTGCAGGCAACGGTTGAAAAAGGCGTAGCGAAGGCAAAAGGGCGTGCTTTCACTTTAAGCATTTTGGGCTTTTTGGGCGGCATGTATATTTCGCTGGGCTATCTGGCCTATATCCGCGTGGTGGGCGGGATGCCGCACGATTGGGGCAGTTTGGCAGTGTTTGTCGGCGCGGCGGTGTTCCCCATCGGGCTGGTGTGCATTCTGATAGGCGGCGGTGAACTGATCACCGGCAATATGATGGTGGTGCCGGTGGCGTGGCTGGCGAAGCGGATTTCTCTGGCGCAATGGGGGCGGAACTGGCTGATTGTTACGCTGGCCAACCTTGCGGGCGCTTTTTTTGTCGCATGGTTTTTCGGCCATTATGTCGGTTTGACCGAAGGCGGAGTGTTGGAAAAAACCATTTCGGCGGCCGAGAGCAAAGTGGCTGCAGATTTCGGCCGCGCGCTGGTGTCAGGCATAGGCTGCAACTGGATGGTGTGTATGGGCGTTTGGCTTTGCTACGGTGCGCACAGCTTTTCAGGCAAGATTCTGGGCATTTGGTTTCCGGTGATGATTTTTGTGTTAGTGGGCTTTCAGCACGTGGTGGCCAATATGTTTGTGATTCCCGCCGCGATTTGGGCGGGTGCCGATATTTCATGGGTGCAGTTCGGCTGGAACATGGTGTCGGTGTATTTGGGCAATGCTATCGGCGGTGCGGTGTTTGTGGGGGCGGTGTATTTCTACGCCTACCGCAGCAAGCTCGGTTTGAAGGCTTGA
- the glgC gene encoding glucose-1-phosphate adenylyltransferase produces MSNHKEKPLSYEPERMLHNTDIAKSTLVLILAGGRGSRLHEMTDRRSKPAVYFGGNWRIIDFTLSNCLNSNLLKIGVITQYEAHSLLRHLQHAWSFMPRERGQFVDMLPARQQIDESMWYRGTADAVWQNVPIMKEHYKPKYVLILAGDHIYKMDYMQMLRDHIYSSAKCTVGCIEVKRSEAKEFGIMAVNENLKVQEFVEKPENPPAMREKPDHSLASMGIYVFDADYLYQTLEEEVVNEHTHHDFGKDIIPRALEDGVLYAHPFERSCMGRNAEGSIYWRDVGTLDSYWRAHMDLVTEHPQLNLFDRNWPVIGLPTQPMPAKFFYKNTDCRTLDNSLVGGGCLITDAQITSSVLFDRVTVNSGSVIDSAVILPGVHIGRNCHLKNCIIERNCVIPDNTVIGVNREEDAERFRISSGGNVVLVTPAMLERA; encoded by the coding sequence ATGAGCAACCACAAAGAAAAACCCCTGTCTTACGAGCCTGAGCGTATGCTGCACAACACCGACATTGCCAAAAGCACCCTGGTATTGATTCTGGCCGGCGGGCGCGGTTCGCGCCTGCACGAAATGACCGACCGCCGCTCCAAGCCTGCCGTTTATTTCGGCGGCAACTGGCGCATCATCGACTTCACTTTGTCGAACTGTTTGAACTCCAACCTGCTCAAAATCGGCGTGATCACCCAATACGAAGCCCACTCGCTGCTGCGCCACCTTCAGCACGCCTGGTCGTTTATGCCGCGCGAACGCGGGCAGTTTGTCGATATGCTGCCCGCGCGCCAGCAGATAGACGAAAGCATGTGGTACCGAGGCACCGCCGATGCCGTGTGGCAGAACGTGCCGATTATGAAAGAGCACTACAAACCCAAATATGTGCTGATACTTGCCGGCGACCACATCTATAAAATGGACTATATGCAGATGCTGCGCGACCATATCTACAGCAGTGCCAAATGCACGGTGGGCTGCATCGAAGTGAAACGCAGCGAAGCCAAAGAATTCGGCATTATGGCCGTGAACGAAAATCTCAAGGTGCAGGAATTTGTCGAAAAGCCCGAAAACCCGCCCGCCATGCGCGAAAAGCCCGACCACTCGCTCGCCTCGATGGGCATTTATGTGTTTGATGCCGACTATCTCTACCAAACGCTCGAAGAAGAAGTGGTAAACGAACACACCCACCACGATTTCGGCAAAGACATCATCCCGCGCGCACTTGAAGACGGCGTGCTTTACGCCCACCCGTTCGAGCGTTCGTGCATGGGGCGCAACGCCGAGGGCAGCATCTACTGGCGCGATGTCGGCACGCTCGACAGCTACTGGCGCGCCCATATGGACTTGGTTACCGAACACCCGCAGCTCAACCTGTTCGACCGCAACTGGCCGGTTATCGGCCTGCCCACTCAGCCGATGCCGGCCAAGTTTTTCTATAAAAACACCGACTGCCGCACGCTCGACAACTCTCTGGTGGGCGGCGGCTGCCTGATCACCGATGCCCAAATCACCTCATCGGTTTTATTCGACCGCGTAACCGTAAACAGCGGTTCGGTGATTGATTCGGCCGTGATACTGCCGGGCGTGCATATCGGCAGAAACTGCCATCTGAAAAACTGCATCATCGAGCGCAACTGCGTGATACCCGACAACACCGTTATCGGCGTAAACCGCGAAGAAGATGCCGAACGCTTCCGCATCAGCTCCGGCGGCAACGTCGTGCTGGTAACACCTGCCATGCTGGAGCGGGCATAA
- the glgX gene encoding glycogen debranching protein GlgX — protein sequence MNHTQSVCTLSDGLPYPMGASLKADGTNFALFSSHASKVELCLFDEHGGETRLLLPARSGHIWHGFAEGVGEGQRYGYRVHGAADASSGLFFNPQKLLLDPYAKAVAGTAHYRSEAESAWFRYDDARDNAAVAPKSVVTGEGGFDWQGDAFPDVSWAQTVIYEAHAKGLTKLMPGLPDAGTYAALADKRVIGRLKDLGITAVELLPVHLHLDEFHLQKRGLVNYWGYNTYSHFAVEPRYAADPQNAADELRRAVRALHAAGIEVILDVVYNHTAEQDLETGLMLCQRGIDNPSWYWMTCNGYCNWTGCGNTLQVSQTHVTRWVMDSLRYWVEAFHIDGFRFDLGTVLGCEPDFHSHGRFFQALAQDPVLAGRKLIAEPWDIGAGGYRLGQFPYPFAEWNDRFRDDMRAFWVHESGNLGAFAERLAGSSDIFQHSGKRPSAGVNFITAHDGFTLRDLLSYNHKHNEANGEGNRDGHSHNLSWNHGIEGETDDAAVVRARAYTAKALLASLLLANGTPMLLGGDESGNSQRGNNNGYCQDNETTWIDWASRDEDLERYVQNLLALRRETGLLNEDVWWSAERVRWLASDGRDMDGRDWENRETKSMQILIDNRWLLLVNAKRSPQTYRLPDGGWGCRLAPSQAEVSPPECTVADMGIWIFSRIGEPL from the coding sequence ATGAACCATACGCAATCTGTTTGTACTCTTTCAGACGGCCTGCCTTATCCGATGGGCGCAAGCCTTAAGGCAGACGGCACCAATTTCGCGCTGTTTTCTTCACACGCAAGCAAGGTAGAGCTTTGCCTGTTTGACGAACACGGCGGCGAAACCCGCCTGCTGCTGCCTGCCCGCAGCGGCCATATCTGGCACGGTTTTGCCGAAGGCGTGGGAGAAGGGCAGCGTTACGGTTACCGCGTGCACGGTGCTGCCGATGCGTCATCGGGGCTGTTTTTCAACCCGCAGAAACTGTTGCTCGACCCCTATGCGAAAGCGGTGGCAGGCACCGCGCACTACCGCAGCGAAGCAGAGTCGGCATGGTTCCGTTATGACGATGCGCGCGACAATGCCGCCGTTGCGCCCAAAAGCGTGGTAACGGGCGAGGGCGGGTTCGACTGGCAGGGCGATGCCTTCCCCGATGTGTCGTGGGCGCAAACGGTGATTTATGAAGCCCATGCCAAAGGCCTCACCAAACTGATGCCCGGCCTGCCCGATGCCGGCACCTATGCCGCACTGGCCGATAAACGGGTAATAGGCCGTCTGAAAGATTTGGGCATCACCGCCGTGGAGTTGCTGCCCGTGCACCTGCATCTCGATGAATTCCACCTGCAAAAACGCGGTTTGGTGAATTATTGGGGCTACAACACCTATTCGCATTTTGCCGTTGAACCGCGCTATGCCGCCGACCCGCAAAATGCCGCCGATGAGCTGCGCCGCGCCGTCAGAGCCCTGCACGCGGCCGGCATCGAAGTGATTTTAGACGTGGTTTACAACCACACCGCCGAGCAGGATCTGGAAACCGGGCTGATGCTGTGCCAGCGCGGCATCGACAACCCCTCATGGTATTGGATGACCTGTAACGGATACTGCAACTGGACGGGCTGCGGCAACACCCTGCAAGTGTCGCAAACCCACGTTACCCGCTGGGTGATGGACAGCCTGCGCTATTGGGTGGAAGCGTTCCACATTGATGGTTTCCGCTTCGATTTGGGCACGGTGTTGGGGTGCGAACCGGATTTCCACTCACACGGGCGGTTTTTCCAGGCGCTGGCGCAAGACCCCGTTTTGGCGGGGCGCAAACTGATTGCCGAGCCGTGGGACATCGGCGCCGGGGGCTACCGGTTGGGGCAGTTTCCCTACCCGTTTGCCGAATGGAACGACCGTTTCCGCGATGATATGCGCGCGTTTTGGGTGCACGAAAGCGGCAATCTCGGCGCATTTGCCGAGCGGCTGGCCGGCTCTTCCGACATTTTTCAACACAGCGGCAAACGCCCCTCGGCAGGCGTAAACTTTATCACCGCCCACGATGGTTTCACCCTGCGCGATCTGCTCAGCTACAACCACAAACACAACGAAGCCAACGGCGAAGGCAACCGCGACGGCCACAGCCACAATCTGAGCTGGAACCACGGCATAGAAGGCGAAACCGATGATGCTGCCGTTGTTCGGGCCAGGGCATACACCGCCAAAGCCCTGCTGGCTTCGCTGCTGCTGGCCAACGGCACGCCCATGCTGCTGGGCGGCGATGAATCCGGCAACAGCCAGAGGGGCAACAACAACGGCTATTGCCAGGATAACGAAACCACCTGGATCGATTGGGCATCGCGCGATGAAGATTTGGAACGCTATGTGCAAAACCTGCTGGCGCTGCGCCGCGAAACCGGCCTGCTGAACGAAGACGTATGGTGGAGCGCAGAGCGCGTGCGCTGGCTGGCTTCAGACGGCCGCGATATGGACGGCCGCGATTGGGAAAACCGCGAAACCAAATCGATGCAGATATTGATAGACAACCGGTGGCTGCTGCTGGTGAACGCCAAGCGCAGCCCGCAAACCTACCGCCTGCCCGATGGCGGTTGGGGCTGCCGCCTCGCCCCCTCGCAGGCCGAAGTTTCCCCGCCCGAATGCACCGTAGCCGATATGGGCATTTGGATTTTTTCACGCATTGGAGAGCCTCTATGA